The following coding sequences are from one Octopus bimaculoides isolate UCB-OBI-ISO-001 chromosome 3, ASM119413v2, whole genome shotgun sequence window:
- the LOC106867639 gene encoding putative uncharacterized protein DDB_G0277255: MESKERPKTLEPLNDNFSRSLVKFSSNGNCCNPSPATGSANEKRLVKQSVRNVVGNLENVLGNLQGIVGDIRVLVNQIECVSNKLDKKYGVYWKKGNNQNVNSNSHNNNNNNNNSCSSVDMSNRCSISSNEDNNYDTRSSDLVATDNMAAVFKQQNTDSFEGLQFSPDFDWTYITMATYQNNPLLCCTSPQFEYIRSPAWSDNGNFRPDFTEEGQEDCEDLSEASLMSLTSTDVSRCNSIPSSCSKHSILSSTTPSSVLSDDIFSPQLAFIDIFHLCCQNTGDSYCSVYEILMETTLESTKHLSDSFDSSDHEDIHNDIIHENDDDDDDDDDDIEAVDEIEVTSVGDYKANYDRDLNTWTTFTLLHTDSLTDSDDHFSETKSDILNDNTLEKLESTVLRKKESFRGSESSIFENIAFKENSVTIF; the protein is encoded by the coding sequence ATGGAGTCGAAGGAAAGACCAAAGACTTTGGAACCGTTGAATGATAATTTCAGTCGTTCGTTGGTGAAATTTAGTTCAAATGGTAATTGTTGTAATCCCAGCCCGGCAACAGGATCGGCCAATGAGAAGAGACTAGTTAAGCAATCAGTTCGCAATGTTGTCGGAAATTTAGAGAATGTTCTGGGCAATTTACAAGGAATCGTCGGTGATATCCGCGTGCTAGTCAACCAGATAGAGTGTGTGAGCAACAAACTGGATAAAAAATATGGGGTTTACTGGAAGAAAGGCAACAACCAAAATGTGAATAGCAAtagtcataacaacaacaataacaacaataatagttgtaGCAGTGTCGACATGAGCAACAGATGCAGCATCAGTAGCAACGAAGATAATAATTACGACACAAGATCCAGTGATTTGGTCGCCACTGACAATATGGCTGCCGTCTTCAAACAACAAAATACTGATTCGTTTGAAGGTCTGCAGTTTTCCCCAGACTTCGACTGGACTTACATCACCATGGCGACATACCAAAACAATCCTTTGCTATGTTGCACATCCCCACAATTTGAATATATTCGATCTCCTGCGTGGAGTGATAACGGCAACTTCCGGCCTGATTTTACCGAAGAAGGGCAAGAAGATTGCGAAGACCTTTCGGAGGCTTCTTTGATGAGCCTAACCAGTACAGATGTTAGCCGATGCAACTCCATTCCTAGTTCTTGCAGCAAACACTCCATCTTGTCGTCCACCACACCTAGCAGCGTTCTCAGCGATGATATCTTTAGTCCACAGCTGGCTTTCATAGATATTTTCCACTTGTGTTGCCAAAATACCGGTGATAGCTATTGTAGCGTTTACGAAATTCTAATGGAAACCACTTTAGAAAGCACCAAACATTTAAGTGACAGCTTCGATAGTAGCGACCACGAAGACATTCACAACGATATAATCCACgaaaacgacgatgacgacgatgacgacgatgacgatatcGAAGCCGTTGACGAGATAGAGGTGACATCTGTTGGAGACTATAAAGCTAACTACGACCGAGATTTGAATACTTGGACTACATTTACGTTACTTCATACAGATTCCTTGACGGATTCTGATGATCATTTCTCTGAAACGAAATCAGATATTCTCAACGACAACACATTAGAAAAACTAGAAAGTACAGTgttaagaaagaaggaaagttttAGAGGTTCAGAGAGTTCGATCTTTGAAAACATAGCATTCAAAGAAAATTCGGTGACAATTTTTTGA